In Candidatus Saccharimonadales bacterium, one DNA window encodes the following:
- a CDS encoding succinate--CoA ligase subunit beta, producing MRLLEYEAKTILRNYSIPTPDALVITKRFTPEISLPVVLKSQVPVGGRGKAGGVVKVESPSEVTSTIDRIFTLDIKGYKPTAILAEQTIDIKRELYIAILINLETATIQLMAHTNGGVEVETQTGFKVWTVETGRASANQTGEQLAEYYELPDQTFALQDLVENLYKCFVGCDATLLEINPLVLTDDNKLLSADCKMELDDMAAFRHPEWKFEKTPVNTSFVELDNNGNVATIANGAGLAMATVDAVAAAGMVPANFLDIGGGANTDSILLAFNKIVAFPNIQVIVINIFAGITRCDEVAKAIIAARQKIKDLPPLCIRLAGTNFEEAASLLSSENISTLATLDDCITKAKELIYE from the coding sequence ATGAGATTATTAGAATACGAAGCAAAAACAATTCTGCGTAACTATAGTATTCCAACGCCTGACGCCTTAGTTATCACAAAGAGGTTCACTCCTGAGATTTCACTTCCTGTTGTTCTAAAGTCTCAAGTTCCTGTCGGTGGCCGAGGTAAAGCTGGGGGGGTGGTAAAAGTAGAATCTCCATCTGAGGTGACATCAACGATTGATCGGATTTTTACACTTGATATTAAGGGGTATAAACCAACTGCAATTCTTGCAGAACAGACAATAGATATCAAGAGAGAGTTATATATTGCCATACTGATCAATCTCGAGACAGCAACTATACAGCTGATGGCACATACTAATGGTGGAGTGGAAGTGGAAACACAGACAGGGTTTAAGGTATGGACAGTTGAGACTGGCCGAGCCTCGGCTAATCAAACTGGTGAACAACTTGCTGAGTACTATGAACTCCCAGATCAGACATTTGCTTTACAAGATTTAGTAGAGAATCTATATAAATGCTTTGTTGGTTGTGATGCAACGTTACTTGAGATTAACCCTCTTGTGTTAACAGATGATAACAAGCTACTCTCGGCTGATTGCAAAATGGAGCTTGATGATATGGCAGCATTTCGCCATCCAGAGTGGAAGTTTGAGAAAACACCAGTTAATACAAGCTTCGTTGAGCTAGATAATAATGGTAATGTTGCAACGATAGCAAATGGTGCTGGTCTCGCAATGGCAACGGTTGACGCCGTTGCGGCGGCTGGGATGGTCCCAGCTAATTTTCTCGATATTGGAGGTGGGGCAAATACAGATAGTATACTTCTCGCATTTAATAAAATTGTTGCATTTCCGAATATTCAAGTTATCGTTATTAATATCTTTGCAGGAATTACAAGGTGTGATGAAGTTGCAAAAGCAATTATTGCTGCGCGGCAAAAAATTAAGGACTTACCCCCACTTTGTATTCGACTCGCCGGAACAAATTTCGAAGAAGCTGCTTCATTACTTTCTAGTGAGAATATATCAACACTGGCAACACTTGATGACTGCATTACGAAAGCCAAGGAGCTTATTTATGAATAG
- a CDS encoding nucleoside-diphosphate sugar epimerase/dehydratase — translation MRSHDTIKILIIGAGKAGELISSEILSEPQSGYEIIGFIDDNVGKSVNGIEVLGGISDIRNIVRTELIEEILIALPSERGKVIRDIIEQTIDLKIVYKILPRLSEVLLQDFNESYLQYVRRVKPEDMLGGEILKTDQEDISNFSLPQTILITGAAGSIGSELSRQVAAHGARKVVFYDWWENGIFDLRNQLLETNPNGDYEFIIGDVKDERRVEEVMSMYRPTTIFHAAAYKHVPLMEYNATEAVKNNILGTKTVAEAAVKYGVSKFILISTDKAVNPTNIMGATKRTAEKIIHILANSQNKTTFCAVRFGNVINSNGSAIPFFEKQIEKGGPVTVTHREITRYFMTIPEAVHLILQTWVMGENDDLFVLDMGESIKIYDLARALIAMRGYIPDEEIKINITGLRPGEKLYEEVLVKEEETKATTFKKIFRTTNYMNFDKVKFNEDLNDLIIFAKTNTLDSEQIKKRLQAIVETYTPAVS, via the coding sequence ATGAGATCACACGACACAATTAAAATACTGATTATCGGAGCAGGTAAGGCGGGAGAACTAATCTCCAGTGAAATTCTTTCCGAGCCACAGTCAGGTTATGAGATTATCGGCTTCATTGATGATAACGTAGGCAAGTCCGTAAATGGTATAGAAGTACTTGGTGGTATTTCTGACATTCGTAATATCGTGCGTACAGAATTAATAGAAGAGATTTTGATCGCCCTACCTTCTGAGCGCGGAAAGGTAATTCGAGATATTATCGAGCAGACGATTGATCTAAAAATCGTCTATAAGATCCTTCCCCGTCTATCTGAAGTTTTGCTACAAGACTTTAATGAGAGTTATTTGCAGTATGTTCGTCGAGTAAAACCAGAAGATATGCTTGGTGGTGAGATACTTAAAACAGACCAGGAGGATATTTCTAACTTCTCGCTTCCACAAACTATACTTATTACAGGTGCAGCTGGTTCTATCGGCTCAGAGCTTAGTCGTCAAGTGGCAGCACATGGAGCTAGGAAAGTTGTATTTTATGATTGGTGGGAAAACGGTATTTTTGATCTTAGAAATCAGCTTCTGGAAACAAATCCAAATGGAGATTACGAATTCATTATCGGTGATGTAAAAGATGAGCGTCGAGTCGAAGAAGTAATGTCTATGTACAGACCGACGACAATTTTTCATGCTGCTGCTTATAAACATGTACCACTTATGGAATATAACGCTACTGAGGCGGTGAAAAATAATATACTTGGTACAAAGACCGTAGCTGAAGCTGCAGTCAAATATGGAGTAAGTAAATTCATACTTATTTCCACAGACAAAGCAGTGAACCCGACAAATATTATGGGTGCAACGAAACGGACGGCCGAGAAAATCATTCATATATTAGCGAATTCCCAAAATAAAACTACTTTCTGTGCGGTGCGTTTTGGGAATGTAATTAATAGTAACGGTAGTGCTATACCTTTTTTTGAGAAGCAAATTGAAAAAGGTGGTCCAGTTACGGTCACACATAGAGAAATCACACGTTACTTCATGACTATTCCTGAAGCAGTTCATCTGATTCTACAAACATGGGTAATGGGTGAAAATGATGATTTGTTCGTACTTGATATGGGTGAATCAATTAAAATCTATGACTTAGCGCGTGCACTTATCGCAATGCGTGGCTATATACCTGATGAGGAAATAAAAATAAACATCACTGGGCTCAGACCTGGCGAGAAGCTCTATGAAGAAGTTCTTGTGAAGGAGGAAGAAACGAAAGCCACAACATTTAAGAAGATTTTTAGAACGACAAATTATATGAATTTTGATAAAGTAAAATTTAATGAAGATCTTAACGACCTGATAATATTTGCAAAAACCAATACTCTTGATTCCGAACAGATTAAGAAAAGGTTACAGGCGATAGTTGAAACTTATACGCCGGCGGTAAGCTAG
- a CDS encoding ABC transporter permease has product MSNIISRRNRILLRELVVTDFKLRYQGSVLGYAWSLLKPLFLFAIMYVVFGVLIKLGSVEHYAVYLLLGIVLWTFFSEATSQGMGSIVGRGDLLRKISFPKYIIVLSTTISALINLILNLVIVGVLMAVNGVELHWSALILPIYIFEIYLFALGLAFFLSALNVKYRDTSHIWEIIMQAAFYATPIIYPLSIVMEKSEIAAKFLLLNPVAQAIQDARYYLITTETITPFTLFSNIFYILIPFLIVILVFVFGTLYFKKHSKYFAENI; this is encoded by the coding sequence ATCTCAAATATTATTAGCAGGCGAAATCGTATCCTGTTACGCGAACTGGTCGTGACTGATTTTAAACTCCGTTACCAAGGTTCAGTACTCGGTTATGCCTGGTCTTTATTGAAACCCTTGTTTTTATTTGCCATCATGTATGTTGTATTTGGTGTACTTATAAAACTAGGTTCAGTTGAGCATTATGCAGTATATCTATTACTGGGTATTGTATTATGGACGTTCTTTTCGGAAGCGACAAGTCAGGGTATGGGGTCAATTGTTGGTAGAGGTGACTTGCTGCGCAAAATAAGCTTCCCTAAATATATTATTGTCTTATCTACGACTATATCTGCACTCATTAATCTTATTTTAAATCTAGTTATAGTTGGTGTACTTATGGCAGTAAATGGCGTTGAGCTTCATTGGTCGGCGTTAATATTACCGATATATATATTCGAAATCTATCTATTTGCACTTGGTCTAGCATTCTTTTTGTCGGCTTTAAATGTGAAATATCGAGACACAAGTCATATCTGGGAGATAATTATGCAAGCTGCTTTTTACGCGACACCGATAATCTATCCGCTTTCGATAGTTATGGAAAAAAGTGAGATAGCTGCTAAGTTTTTATTATTAAATCCAGTTGCCCAGGCGATCCAGGATGCGAGATACTATTTGATCACAACAGAAACAATCACACCATTTACATTATTTTCAAATATTTTTTATATTCTAATACCTTTTCTAATAGTTATTCTAGTATTTGTATTTGGTACATTATATTTCAAGAAACATTCAAAATATTTTGCGGAGAATATATAA
- the sucD gene encoding succinate--CoA ligase subunit alpha, whose amino-acid sequence MNSNIFTAKNVIVQGITGTHGSFHTASMRAAGTYIVGGTSPGKAGLLVDGVPVYDSIVQIQKDIRIDISVIFVPAPRAKDAIIEAITAKIPLVVCITEGIPIHDMISIKHLINKSSTVLIGPNCPGILLPGNNKIGIIPAQMGLPGSVGIVSRSGTLTYEAAAELTARGIGQKYIIGIGGDRIRGASFVDCLELFQNDPDVTSIILIGEIGGSSEHAAATYIKDCVTKPVYAYVAGHSAPIGVQLGHAGAILGGEDESAACKTKALGSAGATTSDNLPGLIRSVS is encoded by the coding sequence ATGAATAGTAATATATTCACTGCCAAAAATGTTATTGTCCAAGGTATTACTGGTACACACGGCTCATTTCACACCGCAAGTATGCGAGCTGCGGGTACATATATAGTTGGTGGTACTTCACCTGGTAAGGCTGGCTTGCTAGTTGATGGTGTACCCGTGTACGATTCAATTGTACAAATACAGAAGGATATCAGAATTGACATAAGTGTTATTTTTGTTCCAGCACCGCGCGCTAAAGATGCAATAATTGAAGCAATCACCGCAAAAATACCTCTCGTTGTCTGTATAACAGAGGGTATACCAATTCACGATATGATATCTATAAAGCACCTCATCAATAAATCATCTACTGTGCTCATCGGACCAAATTGCCCTGGAATACTCTTACCTGGCAATAATAAAATTGGTATTATTCCAGCACAGATGGGCTTACCTGGATCAGTTGGTATAGTCAGTAGATCAGGGACACTCACTTATGAGGCTGCTGCAGAATTAACAGCAAGAGGTATTGGACAAAAATATATTATTGGTATCGGAGGTGACAGAATCCGCGGAGCAAGCTTTGTTGATTGTCTCGAGTTATTTCAAAACGATCCCGATGTGACATCGATTATTCTTATTGGTGAAATTGGAGGGAGTAGTGAACACGCTGCGGCAACTTATATAAAAGACTGTGTTACAAAACCCGTTTATGCCTACGTAGCAGGTCATTCAGCACCTATTGGTGTCCAGCTAGGGCATGCTGGTGCAATTCTTGGAGGTGAAGATGAATCTGCCGCCTGTAAGACCAAGGCACTAGGTAGCGCTGGCGCCACGACGAGCGATAACCTCCCAGGCCTTATTAGGTCTGTGTCATAG
- a CDS encoding NAD(P)-dependent oxidoreductase yields the protein MRVLVFGSSGFVGRYVTESLKDSGHEAIDSNMDGRVDLIDEKQVLLCILRYQPEVVISCAGIIENSPKAYQNIIFSTNIIKAASNKGLDIRRIIITGSAAEYGTVASYDEAVSESHSLSATSDYGKSKIEETKQALEYAKVHNLDCVVVRLFNPIGRGMGEKFLITRIMSQLEQLALHERDEIEIGRLDSCRDYIDIRDVAHAITLLAEVKTTGKVYNIGSGRPTSNRQVVDQLIDTCKVSPQPSIRETMSEPEPIYASKADIETLHKDTGWSPKYSLSETIKEICR from the coding sequence ATGAGAGTACTTGTATTCGGATCAAGTGGTTTTGTAGGTAGGTATGTTACCGAGAGTCTTAAAGATAGTGGTCATGAGGCTATTGACAGTAATATGGACGGAAGAGTTGATCTTATTGATGAAAAACAAGTTTTACTATGCATTTTACGTTATCAACCTGAAGTAGTTATAAGCTGCGCAGGTATTATTGAAAACTCACCTAAAGCATATCAGAATATTATTTTTAGCACCAATATAATCAAGGCCGCCTCGAACAAAGGTTTAGATATAAGGCGGATCATTATCACGGGGTCTGCTGCGGAATATGGTACTGTAGCAAGCTATGATGAAGCTGTGTCTGAATCACATTCACTGAGCGCTACGTCGGATTATGGTAAGAGTAAAATAGAGGAGACGAAACAGGCTCTCGAGTATGCTAAGGTGCACAATTTAGATTGTGTTGTTGTGCGATTATTCAATCCGATTGGCAGAGGTATGGGTGAGAAATTCTTAATTACTCGAATAATGTCACAACTTGAGCAATTGGCGCTACATGAACGTGATGAAATTGAAATTGGTAGGCTTGATTCATGTCGTGACTACATTGATATCCGTGATGTCGCACATGCCATTACCCTACTCGCAGAAGTAAAAACAACTGGAAAAGTGTATAATATAGGTTCAGGAAGACCCACAAGTAATAGGCAAGTTGTCGATCAGTTGATTGATACATGTAAGGTTTCACCACAACCGTCTATAAGAGAAACGATGAGTGAGCCCGAACCTATTTATGCTTCTAAGGCAGACATTGAGACTTTACATAAAGACACGGGGTGGTCACCAAAATATTCACTCAGTGAAACAATAAAGGAGATATGTCGGTAA
- a CDS encoding glycosyltransferase, whose amino-acid sequence MMVEEIADHTEDLYTADYFEKASDTRSGYTNYLSSPAVNLLGKFGLCKQFIKNNGRHMDLGAADGSLMEIFAAAGYETVGLEISQDVVDIAKSKGLRSLQSNLHSFPEKIGKFDIITAFDLLEHADRPGLVLDNVVDHLNDDGFFVFSTLSVTQYTPDDYWFSHSLEHYIYYDTENLTNVLTDKFGKGNFAFTAIEVNGVSEFWGFAKKGIVRSEKKIITNLSKNIFDKQNQESGYYISLFYNQLSRFELSSKVIKNFETKWDQQTLLLARFYHFFYQGKYEKALQLTNVSERHIPSTNALYWQAMAFMQKEYAEIRIESMRAAYENQIDSQQNKIYAYQAIVRSLNTRLFKSGNSNIITATHSILRSGKKVAKKILKRNDHNPALHRNKKPHILITMPWMTFGGAETLVYNYCRELKKDCNISFITGLDSKNEWEYKFREITESIYHLTKIVDDPSQYIEFISGYIDIAQIDILHIVHNGFMFEMLPELKKRHPNLKIILTLFNDRVPAYMEGALKYRHYIDKYTTDNQTVSESIKSKTTQATVVEVISNGIDSDKEFNPVNFNREFIRDELGIADGDVAVFFVGRLSGEKNPDVFVSVAEKINELKLYPHVKFFIIGDGIMKQQIINQIKSIESSNITLLGYQSKVAHYLSAGDVFVLPSSIEGFPLSILEAMSMKLSVIASDVGAVSEVVVDGESGYIVKPGNVDEILDKLKIVITSPKLLQKQKRFARNRVEKNFSNKILKKNYLELYRGM is encoded by the coding sequence ATGATGGTTGAAGAAATCGCTGATCACACCGAAGATCTATACACCGCAGATTATTTCGAAAAAGCATCAGATACAAGATCCGGCTATACGAACTATCTATCATCACCCGCGGTAAACCTATTGGGAAAATTTGGCCTTTGTAAGCAGTTTATTAAAAATAATGGAAGACATATGGATCTTGGAGCTGCCGACGGTTCGCTAATGGAGATATTTGCAGCAGCAGGATACGAAACTGTTGGTCTTGAAATTTCTCAAGACGTCGTAGACATTGCAAAATCTAAAGGTTTAAGGTCATTGCAGTCAAATCTTCATAGTTTTCCTGAGAAGATTGGTAAATTTGATATCATTACCGCCTTTGATTTATTAGAACATGCAGACCGACCGGGTCTTGTCCTTGATAATGTTGTAGATCACCTCAATGATGACGGTTTTTTTGTGTTTTCAACATTATCAGTTACACAATACACACCTGATGATTATTGGTTTAGTCATTCTCTTGAACACTACATATATTACGACACTGAAAACCTGACAAATGTTTTAACTGATAAATTTGGAAAAGGAAACTTTGCATTTACAGCAATAGAAGTGAACGGGGTATCGGAATTCTGGGGGTTTGCAAAAAAAGGTATTGTTAGGTCTGAAAAAAAAATAATAACAAATTTATCAAAAAATATCTTTGATAAACAAAATCAAGAATCAGGCTATTATATTTCCCTTTTTTATAATCAATTATCTAGATTTGAGCTAAGTTCAAAAGTAATAAAAAATTTTGAAACTAAATGGGACCAGCAAACACTATTACTTGCTAGGTTTTACCACTTTTTTTACCAAGGAAAATACGAGAAGGCACTTCAACTTACTAATGTAAGTGAGAGACATATACCTTCAACCAACGCTCTTTATTGGCAGGCTATGGCATTTATGCAAAAGGAATATGCTGAAATTCGTATTGAAAGTATGAGGGCAGCATATGAGAACCAAATAGATAGTCAGCAAAATAAAATATATGCGTACCAAGCTATTGTTAGGTCCTTAAACACTAGGTTGTTCAAGTCGGGTAATTCAAATATAATCACAGCAACACATTCAATACTTCGTAGTGGTAAAAAAGTAGCAAAGAAAATTCTAAAAAGAAACGATCATAATCCAGCACTACATAGAAATAAAAAACCGCACATACTAATTACTATGCCTTGGATGACATTTGGTGGTGCGGAAACACTTGTCTATAACTACTGTCGTGAGCTCAAAAAAGATTGCAACATTAGCTTTATAACTGGGCTTGATTCTAAAAACGAATGGGAATATAAGTTCAGAGAAATTACTGAAAGTATCTATCACCTAACGAAGATAGTCGATGATCCGAGTCAATATATAGAGTTCATTTCAGGATATATAGACATTGCTCAAATAGACATACTTCATATTGTTCACAATGGTTTTATGTTTGAAATGTTGCCAGAGTTAAAAAAACGCCATCCAAACCTTAAGATTATATTGACTTTATTTAATGATCGAGTGCCGGCGTACATGGAAGGTGCATTAAAATACAGACACTATATCGATAAATATACTACAGATAATCAAACTGTTTCAGAATCAATAAAATCTAAAACAACTCAAGCGACGGTAGTTGAGGTTATATCAAATGGAATCGACTCGGATAAAGAATTTAACCCAGTTAATTTTAATCGAGAATTTATAAGGGATGAACTAGGTATTGCTGACGGAGATGTTGCAGTATTTTTCGTAGGCAGATTATCAGGTGAGAAAAACCCGGATGTATTTGTAAGTGTTGCTGAAAAGATTAATGAATTAAAGCTTTATCCACACGTTAAATTTTTTATTATTGGTGATGGTATTATGAAACAGCAAATAATAAATCAAATTAAATCTATAGAATCATCAAACATTACCCTGCTTGGTTACCAAAGCAAAGTTGCCCACTACCTAAGTGCGGGTGACGTTTTCGTGCTACCGTCATCAATCGAAGGATTTCCACTCTCGATCCTTGAAGCTATGTCTATGAAGCTTTCTGTCATTGCATCCGATGTTGGTGCTGTTTCAGAAGTTGTAGTAGACGGTGAGAGTGGTTATATAGTAAAACCGGGTAATGTTGATGAAATTCTAGATAAACTAAAAATCGTGATAACAAGTCCAAAGCTGCTACAAAAACAGAAGAGATTTGCAAGGAATAGGGTTGAGAAAAACTTTTCCAATAAAATTTTAAAAAAGAACTACCTCGAACTATATAGAGGTATGTAA
- a CDS encoding ABC transporter ATP-binding protein: MSNQVAIQVNGVSKTFRIPLEGSNGLKQKLINYIKGRRGYREFSPLNNISLTIEKGDFFGIVGRNGSGKSTLLKVLAGIYTPNRGGVVINGTLVPFIELGVGFNPELTGKENVFLNGALLGFSRKEIETMYESIVEFAELGEFMDERLKNYSSGMQVRLAFSIAIRARADILLLDEVLAVGDEAFQQKCYDYFDSLKKKKQTVIIVTHDMSSVRRFCNKAILIKDGEIICSGNPRLVADKYSDINTVSEDKTKEKTDIVEAVKPKYLTTNIVNGSRFNTNDSMIVKVIWENLQNTIFESVGINIYKQTGEHITGINSRTGNLPLDWKLKNEIELQLDLNIGSGKYFLEINLFEKEGKILDAIYNGPEFTIVNSKPTWSGMTELKHEWINKN; the protein is encoded by the coding sequence ATGAGTAATCAAGTTGCTATTCAGGTAAATGGTGTATCAAAAACTTTTCGTATACCACTTGAAGGCAGTAATGGCCTTAAGCAAAAGCTCATTAATTATATCAAAGGAAGACGTGGGTACAGAGAGTTTTCTCCGTTAAATAATATATCATTAACTATTGAAAAAGGTGATTTCTTTGGTATTGTTGGTCGTAATGGTAGTGGAAAAAGTACACTACTAAAAGTTCTTGCAGGTATCTACACACCAAACAGGGGCGGTGTAGTAATAAATGGTACCCTTGTACCTTTTATAGAACTAGGCGTCGGGTTTAACCCTGAACTTACTGGTAAAGAAAACGTTTTTTTAAATGGTGCTCTACTTGGTTTTAGCCGAAAAGAAATAGAAACTATGTATGAAAGTATTGTTGAATTTGCAGAATTAGGTGAGTTCATGGATGAAAGATTAAAAAACTATTCAAGTGGTATGCAGGTTCGACTAGCATTTAGTATTGCAATCAGGGCACGGGCGGACATACTTCTACTGGATGAGGTCCTAGCTGTCGGCGATGAAGCTTTTCAGCAGAAATGTTATGACTATTTTGACTCACTAAAGAAAAAGAAGCAAACTGTAATAATTGTTACGCATGATATGAGTAGTGTTCGTCGGTTCTGCAATAAAGCCATACTTATTAAAGACGGTGAAATTATATGTTCAGGAAATCCCAGACTTGTTGCAGATAAGTATTCTGATATCAACACTGTGAGTGAGGATAAAACAAAAGAGAAGACCGATATTGTTGAAGCTGTTAAACCCAAATACCTAACAACAAATATAGTAAACGGATCACGTTTTAACACGAATGACTCTATGATTGTAAAGGTAATATGGGAAAATTTACAAAATACCATATTTGAAAGTGTTGGAATAAATATTTACAAACAAACAGGCGAACACATCACAGGAATTAATTCAAGGACTGGAAACCTTCCTTTGGATTGGAAATTAAAAAATGAAATAGAATTACAACTCGATTTAAATATAGGTAGCGGTAAATATTTTCTAGAAATAAATCTATTCGAAAAAGAAGGCAAAATCCTTGACGCGATATACAATGGTCCAGAATTTACTATTGTGAACAGTAAACCTACATGGAGTGGCATGACAGAATTAAAGCACGAATGGATAAATAAGAATTAA
- a CDS encoding glycosyltransferase family 2 protein, giving the protein MNRLAVIVLNWNGIDDTLLCFDSLLKQSISDFKIIIIDNGSIDNSKDVLQKLQISNSRRLTVLYNPVNKGFAGGVNTGINWVIKNDYELVALFNNDAVADSNWLKSLVDESGDETVGIVTGLLLHEDGKTIDSTGDWYTNWGLPFPRNRNEPVGSAPDKQFVFSGSGGASLYKTELLKDIGLFDEDFFAYYEDTDVSFRTQLAGWKVIYTPKAVAYHKQGATSNKIPGFAVYQTFKNLPLLLIKDVPVGLYLPIAIRFYFAYWLMFINTFKHRRGWSATKGIFMSIVFTPRKLRERWHIQRVKRVKTSYIKSILWDDLPPDQTGIRKVRKMFIGK; this is encoded by the coding sequence ATGAATAGACTTGCGGTTATCGTATTAAATTGGAATGGCATTGACGATACCTTACTTTGTTTTGACTCGTTATTAAAACAAAGTATTTCAGACTTTAAAATTATTATTATAGACAATGGATCAATCGATAATTCAAAAGACGTACTTCAAAAATTACAAATAAGTAATTCGCGTAGGCTAACTGTACTATATAACCCTGTCAACAAAGGATTTGCTGGTGGTGTCAACACCGGTATTAACTGGGTAATAAAAAATGATTACGAGCTCGTTGCATTATTTAACAACGATGCGGTTGCAGACAGTAATTGGCTTAAGTCACTTGTTGATGAGTCAGGGGACGAAACCGTAGGTATTGTTACAGGCCTGCTACTCCATGAAGATGGTAAAACGATAGATAGCACTGGAGACTGGTATACAAACTGGGGTCTACCATTCCCTCGCAACAGAAATGAACCAGTTGGCAGCGCACCAGATAAACAATTTGTGTTCAGTGGTTCAGGTGGTGCTTCGTTATATAAAACTGAACTACTCAAAGATATTGGCTTATTTGATGAGGATTTCTTTGCCTACTACGAAGATACTGATGTTAGTTTTCGAACCCAACTAGCTGGTTGGAAGGTTATCTACACACCTAAGGCAGTCGCATACCATAAACAAGGCGCGACAAGTAATAAAATTCCTGGTTTTGCAGTGTATCAAACATTTAAAAACCTCCCACTTTTATTAATTAAGGACGTCCCTGTTGGTCTCTATTTACCGATCGCGATTAGATTCTATTTTGCTTATTGGTTAATGTTTATTAACACTTTTAAACATAGGCGTGGTTGGTCTGCCACTAAGGGAATATTCATGAGTATTGTATTTACTCCAAGAAAACTCAGGGAAAGATGGCACATTCAACGTGTGAAACGTGTGAAAACGTCTTATATAAAATCTATACTATGGGATGACTTACCTCCTGATCAGACCGGTATTCGTAAAGTTCGTAAGATGTTTATAGGTAAGTAA
- a CDS encoding glycosyltransferase family 2 protein yields MTKRKKISILIPAYNEQEVLRPLYERLGMLAEKTPDYDFEFLFVNDGSRDKTLEIIASYAEKDDRIAYINLSRNFGKEIAMIAGLDNVSGDATVIIDADLQDPPELIPQMIKYWEEGFDDVYAKRKSRSGESYAKKKSSELFYKILQKSTSVPIQIDTGDFRLLDKRCVEALRGFRESQRYTKGMFSWIGYKKKEVLYDRDPRVAGETKWNYLKLINLAIDGITSFTTAPLKIASVFGVITSFFAFIYIIYIVIRTIFFGSDLAGYPSTMAVMLFIGGVQLLSLGIIGEYIGRIFNETKNRPLYFIEELHKSGDKK; encoded by the coding sequence ATGACAAAACGTAAAAAAATTAGTATTCTCATCCCTGCGTACAACGAACAAGAAGTGCTTCGACCACTTTATGAAAGACTTGGCATGCTTGCCGAGAAGACGCCAGATTACGATTTTGAGTTTTTGTTTGTAAATGATGGTAGTCGTGATAAGACCTTAGAGATTATCGCATCTTATGCCGAAAAAGATGATCGTATTGCGTATATAAATTTATCACGTAACTTTGGTAAAGAAATTGCAATGATTGCTGGACTTGATAATGTTTCTGGTGATGCAACCGTTATTATTGATGCAGACTTACAAGATCCACCAGAATTAATCCCTCAAATGATCAAATACTGGGAAGAGGGATTTGATGATGTATATGCAAAGCGTAAAAGCCGCTCAGGTGAATCATACGCTAAGAAAAAATCATCTGAACTTTTCTATAAAATTCTTCAAAAATCAACGAGTGTTCCAATTCAAATTGATACAGGTGATTTTCGCCTTCTTGATAAACGTTGTGTGGAGGCTCTACGTGGATTCCGCGAATCACAACGCTACACAAAAGGAATGTTTAGTTGGATTGGATACAAGAAAAAAGAAGTTCTCTATGACCGTGATCCACGTGTTGCTGGTGAGACTAAATGGAACTACTTAAAACTTATTAATCTTGCTATCGATGGAATTACCTCTTTTACTACTGCACCACTTAAAATTGCATCTGTATTTGGTGTTATAACATCCTTCTTTGCATTTATATATATTATTTATATTGTTATACGTACTATTTTCTTTGGCAGTGATCTTGCTGGATATCCGTCAACAATGGCAGTTATGCTCTTTATAGGTGGTGTCCAATTGTTATCACTTGGCATTATCGGCGAGTATATTGGACGAATATTCAACGAAACTAAAAATCGACCGTTATATTTCATTGAGGAATTACACAAAAGTGGCGATAAAAAATAA